One Mangrovimonas cancribranchiae DNA segment encodes these proteins:
- a CDS encoding universal stress protein produces the protein MKKIIVPIDFSKYSEYALEAAAVMAKQNDGEVLALHMLELSEAVLTKGSAAQSEEAVFYLKLAEKRFEEFLERDYLQDVNVTPIVKHFKVFSEVNDVAQEHDADLIVMGSQGTSGLAEIFIGSNTEKVVRHSETPVLVLKNKLESTAFKNVLFATDFSEESIDIYKKASSKLEGMGAKVHLVYVNTPGSFLNSTEMRQKVSNFLAEANGNTDGMEDTSFVSDYTVEAGVLNHANSIKADLVAVATHGRTGIAHFFEGSISEDIANHSILPVMTFKI, from the coding sequence ATGAAAAAAATTATTGTTCCTATAGATTTCTCTAAATATTCAGAATACGCCTTAGAAGCAGCTGCTGTAATGGCCAAACAAAACGATGGTGAAGTATTAGCTTTACATATGCTAGAACTATCGGAAGCCGTTTTAACAAAAGGAAGTGCAGCACAAAGTGAAGAAGCTGTTTTTTATCTTAAACTAGCAGAAAAACGATTTGAAGAGTTTTTAGAGCGTGATTATTTACAAGACGTTAATGTAACTCCTATAGTTAAACACTTTAAAGTGTTTAGCGAGGTTAATGATGTAGCCCAAGAACACGATGCCGATTTAATTGTTATGGGATCTCAAGGTACAAGTGGTTTGGCCGAAATATTTATTGGCTCAAATACAGAGAAAGTTGTAAGACACTCAGAAACTCCTGTACTAGTGTTAAAAAACAAACTAGAATCAACAGCTTTTAAAAATGTGTTATTTGCAACCGATTTTTCAGAAGAATCTATCGATATATACAAAAAAGCGTCAAGTAAATTAGAAGGCATGGGAGCTAAGGTACATTTAGTGTATGTAAATACGCCAGGGAGCTTTTTAAATTCAACCGAAATGCGCCAGAAAGTATCTAACTTCTTAGCTGAGGCCAATGGAAATACAGATGGAATGGAAGATACTAGTTTTGTGTCTGACTATACAGTCGAGGCAGGTGTTTTAAATCATGCAAATAGTATAAAAGCCGATTTAGTTGCTGTAGCAACACATGGTAGAACTGGTATTGCACACTTTTTTGAAGGCAGTATATCTGAAGATATTGCTAACCATTCCATATTACCAGTAATGACATTTAAAATCTAA